The Cryptococcus decagattii chromosome 1, complete sequence genome includes a region encoding these proteins:
- a CDS encoding pre-mRNA-splicing factor ISY1, with the protein MARNSEKAQSMLYRFREQQAIDMGIGTRQKGDRRPRMASSCTSLREAERWRGDILRDINRKVSKIQDVALTDYQVRDLNDEINQLFREKRAWENQIINLGGANYRRAAGVMTDDEGREVPGTRGYKYFGRAKELPGVKELFTRSTQQATEESARTASFQMFRHQGPDYYGDEDELDKELIVSEDAEAREAWEYQARKLTSSLGISDESLLPHYPISMSSKLPDPSVGPTQPQGNEKAPPKSDEAVKETGKSKRKSRGVNDLEEGVQKGQEEAKKSKTDTSFATNNVVEGQNNASETPVAAAQAQAAAFLGVLDAESLKFPTMPSKDEMAKVLLDVRKQALRDEYGVY; encoded by the exons ATGGCTCGAAACTCTGAAAAGGCGCAGTCGATGCTCTACCGCTTTCGGGAGCAGCAAGCCATTGATATGGGCATAGGCACTCGCCAGAAAGGAGATCGGCGCCCTCGAATGGCAAGTAGCTGCACAAGCCTTAGAGAGGcagagagatggagaggagataTATTGAGGGATATTAATAGGAAGGTCAGCAAGATCCAGGACG TTGCTTTAACGGACTATCAAGTGCGTGATCTGAACGATGAGATCAATCAGCTTTTTCGTGAAAAAAGGGCCTGGGAAAATCAGATAATTAATTTGGGCGGCGCTAATTACAGGAGGGCGGCGGGGGTGATGACGGATgatgaagggagagaagtCCCAGGTACGAGAGGATACAA GTATTTCGGTCGAGCCAAAGAACTTCCAGGTGTTAAAGAACTGTTTACCCGCTCTACACAGCAAGCAACTGAGGAATCTGCCCGCACCGCTTCGTTTCAAATGTTCAGACATCAAGGACCTGATTATTATGGCGACGAAGACGAATTGGATAAGGAGCTGATTGTTTCAGAAGATGCGGAAGCGCGAGAAG CATGGGAATACCAAGCTCGAAAGTTGACCTCTAGTCTTGGTATCTCTGACGAGTCCCTGCTGCCCCATTACCCCATTTCGATGTCGTCCAAGCTTCCCGACCCTTCGGTGGGTCCAACGCAGCCTCaaggaaatgaaaaagCACCTCCCAAGAGCGATGAAGCTGTGAAAGAAACGGGGAAGAGTAAGCGTAAATCTAGGGGTGTGAATGACCTAGAAGAAGGGGTTCAAAAGGGGCAAGAGGAAGCCAAAAAGTCAAAGACAGACACAAGCTTTGCTACCAACAATGTTGTCGAAGGACAGAACAATGCCTCTGAGACACCagttgctgctgctcaaGCGCAAGCTGCAGCTTTCCTTGGTGTGCTTGATGCGGAAAGTCTCAAGTTCCCAACAATGCCCAGTAAAGACGAGATGGCGAAAGTACTTTTGGACGTTAGGAAGCAGGCTCTGAGGGACGAGTACGGAGTATATTGA
- a CDS encoding asparagine-tRNA ligase — translation MRSTRRRLSSVPPTIRSLLSSRRSTLPSISSTTHLETASCVNEPVEVNGWIKSVRAHKNVAFLEVSDGSTGENVQAVLKGKNRAEGLSMGTSTKLKGRLEQSRGRGQDVELVVEDAQVLGTCDAEAYPIQKKSLPASVLRDNAHLRFRTSQTAAVMRIRDALARDWHDWFESHDFVHVHTPILTGSDCEGAGEVFTIVDHPPPSSPTSPQPFFPHPVHLTVSAQLHLEAPTHALSRTYTLSPSFRAEPSLTSRHLSEFYMLEAEVAWQDDLDGLLSIVEEGVKNVVGNILNGEKRGKRLRDDLTIVARSLHEVDDLESVTGHGQEVADTLDHLRQVMDKPFTRITYTSALELLSSLHANSQSMISPPPLWGQGISTDHEKLLAAHFNGPVFVTRYPKELKPFYMLPTPSTMKNEKTEAFRGPTVECFDLLFPHWGEMAGGSLREHRLTELIHVIEEMGMKKEEYGWYLDLRKYGSVPHGGWGMGWDRWVGWVTGMGNVRDVVPYARWKGHCKY, via the exons ATGCGCTCGACTCGGCGCAGGCTTTCCTCCGTTCCCCCGACCATCCGCTCTTTACTCTCTTCCCGTCGTTCCACTCTCCCATCgatctcttccaccactCATCTTGAAACGGCATCATGCGTGAACGAGCCTGTGGAAGTTAATGGATGGATCAAGTCCGTGAGAGCTCATAAGAATGTGGCATTTTTGGAAGTTAGCGATGGTAGCACTGGCGAGAATGTACAAGCGGTGTTGAAAGGAAAGAACAGAGCCGAAGG TTTGAGTATGGGGACTAGCACCAAGCTCAAAGGAAGATTAGAACAGTCTCGAGGGCGAGGACAAGATGTCGAGCTTGTTGTCGAAGATGCCCAAGTGTTAGGTACATGCGACGCCGAG GCCTATCCCATCCAAAAGAAGTCTCTACCTGCCTCAGTACTTCGGGATAATGCTCATCTGAGATTCCGAACGTCTCAAACAGCGGCAGTCATGCGGATACGGGATGCCTTAGCTCGAGATTGGCATGACTGGTTCGAG AGTCACGATTTTGTGCATGTTCACACGCCAATACTGACTGGGTCGGATTGTGAAGGTGCTGGAGAGGTCTTCACTATCGTTGATCATCCACCTCCGTCGTCACCTACTTCTCCTCAGCCTTTCTTCCCTCACCCAGTCCATCTCACTGTTTCAGCTCAACTACATCTTGAAGCTCCCACGCATGCGCTCTCCCGAACCTACACCCTATCTCCCTCTTTTCGAGCTGAACCCTCCTTGACATCTAGACATTTATCAGAATTCTACATGCTTGAAGCCGAAGTTGCTTGGCAAGATGATTTGGATGGATTGTTGAGTATAGTTGAGGAAGGGGTGAAAAACGTCGTTGGGAACATATTAAACGGTGAAAAGAGGGGAAAGAGGTTGAGGGATGATTTGACCATCGTTGCCAGGTCTCTTCACGAAGTTGATGACCTTGAATCTGTGACTGGCCACGGCCAGGAAGTAGCAGACACCTTAGATCATTTGCGACAGGTAATGGACAAGCCTTTTACCCGTATCACCTACACGTCGGCTCTTGAGCTACTTTCTTCCTTACATGCCAATTCGCAATCTATGATATCCCCGCCACCTTTATGGGGTCAAGGAATATCTACAGATCACGAAAAGCTTTTGGCGGCGCATTTCAACGGACCGGTATTTGTGACAAGGTACCCAAAGGAGCTAAAACCATTTTACATGCTCCCAACCCCTTCCACTATGAAAAACGAAAAAACTGAAGCATTCCGAGGCCCAACAGTGGAATGCTTTGACCTTCTATTTCCTCATTGGGGTGAGATGGCTGGCGGTTCTCTTCGTGAGCATCGCTTGACTGAACTCATTCATGTGATTGAAGAGATGGGgatgaaaaaggaagagtATGGTTGGTACCTTGATTTGAGAAAGTATGGGAGTGTACCCCATGGAGGTTGGGGTATGGGATGGGATAGATGGGTTGGATGGGTTACTGGCATGGGTAATGTGAGAGATGTGGTGCCGTATGCCAGATGGAAGGGACATTGCAAATATTAA